Proteins encoded by one window of Lycium barbarum isolate Lr01 chromosome 11, ASM1917538v2, whole genome shotgun sequence:
- the LOC132618889 gene encoding uncharacterized protein LOC132618889 produces the protein MAKLTKNRGRSRFFNCCRSPLVFNDDTTIIKRSHAYNSKELSNLKRVKSQEKLDTMLGKDFTNIFRQSRKENVFGRSFSHAFKNVFSETSLGKKCQRPKCSFGSCKKLSTKLEKLFHSMNEKKSSSKDLSNINRMSRTSTDDFSLFTTSTASSSFSSSSSSSSASSRSSSQRKQFPSFHRSQSVNNIQVYDNIKEKEIALSYNKNVGTYSLLICLVVMIFCGKVFAIICTSTWFYFAPRCFKRIDSSIKGLQYSCSLDNDSDEYKRNAIVKEVFERTHNRLL, from the exons ATGGCAAAATTAACAAAAAATCGAGGAAGGAGTAGGTTTTTCAATTGTTGTAGATCACCCTTAGTTTTCAACGATGACACCACCATAATTAAACGGAGTCATGCATATAATTCAAAAGAGCTATCTAATTTGAAGCGTGTAAAATCACAAGAAAAGTTGGATACAATGTTGGGAAAAGATTTCACCAATATTTTTCGACAGAGTCGAAAGGAGAACGTCTTTGGCAGGAGTTTCTCTCATGCATTCAAAAATGTGTTTTCTGAAACATCATTG GGGAAGAAATGCCAGAGGCCTAAGTGTTCATTTGGATCATGTAAGAAGTTGTCAACAAAATTGGAGAAGTTATTTCATTCTATGAATGAAAAAAAGTCTTCATCAAAGGACTTATCAAATATTAATAGGATGTCCAGAACAAGCACGGATGATTTTTCCTTATTCACGACTTCAACTGCATCCTCTTCATTTTCTTCGTCTTCGTCTTCTTCTAGTGCATCTTCGAGATCTTCATCGCAGAGAAAACAATTCCCGTCTTTTCACAGATCACAATCGGTGAACAATATACAAGTTTATGAcaacataaaagaaaaagaaattgccCTGAGTTACAACAAGAATGTTGGGACGTATTCTCTTTTAATTTGTTTAGTGGTTATGATCTTTTGCGGGAAAGTTTTTGCCATCATTTGCACTTCAACGTGGTTCTACTTTGCTCCTCGTTGTTTCAAACGCATTGACTCGTCAATTAAAGGACTTCAGTACTCATGCTCATTGGATAATGACTCAGATGAGTACAAGAGAAATGCTATCGTGAAAGAGGTTTTTGAAAGAACCCATAATCGGTTGTTATAG
- the LOC132620376 gene encoding ubiquitin carboxyl-terminal hydrolase 14 isoform X1 encodes MEVLRSNLSRVRIPEPTTRVYKHECCISFDTPKSEGGLFVDMNTFLAFGRDYVGWNYEKTGNPVYLHITQTKKTDAEDRPSKKPTLLAIGLDGGFDNSEPQYEEVYEIVMLPDNVTLPFPSVELPEKVRLAVDAILLAEGAERKEQLASWTADKKLVSKYATDLQQLDNGVTVPPAGWKCAKCDKTENLWLNLTDGTILCGRKNWDGTGGNDHAVNHYRETGYPLAVKLGTVTADLEGADVFSYPEDDSVIDPLLAQHLAHFGIDFSSLQKTEMTTAERELDQNINYDWNRIQETSEDVEPLFGPGYTGLVNLGNSCYLAATMQVMFSTRSFCSRYYLNQRLKEAFSTAPADPTVDLNMQLTKLAHGLLSGKYSAPVLEKDDTANAASSQKQEGIRPRMFKSVIAASHPEFSTMRQQDALEFFLHFIDQVERINSGTPDFDPSRSFKFGIEERLQCSSGKVTYNKRNDYILSLNIPLEKAVNKKELAEFQNLKAERAAEGKELSADEIVRPRVSLKDCLDCFSAPEEVHDFYSTALTAKTTAIKTAGLTSFPDYLVLHMRKFVMEEGWVPKKLDVYIDVPETIDISGMRSNGLQPGEELLPDSAAGAGEQEQSIKILADEDIVAQLVSMGFNLLHCQKAAINTSNCGVEAAMDWLLNHMNDPDIDAPISENTQNPDVDQSKVDTLVSFGFEEKLARKALKTSGGDVEKATEWIFSNPSASTASDMDVTTSSEAAVDPLMPDGGGKYRLLGFVSHIGTSTQCGHYVAHIHKDGRWVIFNDDKVGVSKNPPLDMGYLYFFERLQS; translated from the exons ATGGAGGTCCTTCGATCGAACCTTTCCCGTGTTCGTATTCCTGAACCAACTACTCGTGTCTACAAGCACGAATGCTGCATTTCTTTCGATACTCCG AAATCCGAGGGCGGGCTGTTTGTTGATATGAATACTTTTCTTGCATTTGGAAGGGATTATGTTGGTTGGAACTATGAGAAGACTGGGAACCCAGTTTATTTGCATATAACGCAGACAAAGAAGACAGATGCTGAAGATAGACCTTCCAAAAAACCCACTCTCTTGGCTATAG GTCTTGACGGAGGGTTTGACAATAGTGAACCCCAGTACGAAGAAGTCTATGAAATAGTTATGTTGCCTGATAATGTCACTCTTCCTTTCCCATCAGTGGAATTGCCTGAAAAG GTAAGATTGGCTGTTGATGCTATTTTACTAGCTGAAGGTGCTGAGAGAAAAGAGCAACTTGCTTCCTGGACTGCTGACAAGAAGCTTGTCAGTAAATATGCCACGGATCTTCAACAGCTTGACAATGGTGTTACTGTTCCACCTGCGGGCTGGAAATGTGCCAAATGTGATAAGACTGAGAATCTTTGGCTGAATCTAACTGATGGAACTATCCTATGTGGTAGGAAAAATTGGGATGGAACTGGTGGTAATGACCATGCTGTTAACCATTACAGGGAAACTGGTTATCCACTTGCTGTAAAGCTCGGGACCGTAACTGCTGATTTGGAGGGGGCAG ATGTTTTCTCCTATCCAGAGGATGACAGCGTTATTGACCCACTTTTAGCACAACATCTAGCACATTTTGGTATCGACTTCTCATCTTTGCAAAAG ACTGAAATGACAACTGCTGAGAGAGAACTAGACCAAAATATTAATTATGATTGGAACCGGATTCAAGAAACGAGTGAGGATGTTGAACCACTTTTTGGCCCTGGTTACACTGGATTAGTCAATCTTGGTAACAG TTGCTACTTGGCTGCTACAATGCAGGTTATGTTTTCAACGCGTTCCTTTTGTTCAAG ATACTACTTGAATCAACGTCTGAAAGAAGCTTTCAGTACGGCTCCTGCTGATCCGACTGTAGACCTTAACATGCAGCT AACAAAGCTGGCTCATGGCTTGCTTTCTGGTAAATATTCGGCTCCTGTTCTGGAG AAGGATGATACGGCGAATGCTGCTAGCTCACAG AAACAGGAGGGTATCCGCCCTCGAATGTTCAAGTCAGTAATAGCTGCTAGTCACCCTGAATTTTCAACAATGAGACAACAG GATGCCTTAGAGTTCTTCCTGCATTTTATTGATCAAGTTGAACGGATAAACTCTGGGACACCTGATTTTGATCCATCGAGGAGCTTCAAGTTCGGTATTGAAGAACGCCTACAATGTTCCTCAGGCAAAGTTACGTACAACAAAAGGAATGATTATATTCTCTCTCTTAATATTCCTTTGGAAAAGGCTGTAAATAAAA AAGAACTAGCAGAGTTCCAAAATTTAAAGGCTGAGAGAGCTGCAGAAGGAAAAGAACT GTCTGCTGATGAAATTGTTCGCCCAAGAGTGTCATTGAAGGATTGCCTAGATTGTTTTTCAGCTCCTGAGGAGGTGCATGATTTTTACAGCACAGCTTTAACGGCTAAGACAACAGCTATCAA AACTGCAGGTTTGACTTCTTTTCCAGATTATCTGGTTTTGCATATGCGGAAATTTGTTATGGAGGAAGGCTGGGTGCCAAAGAAGCTTG ATGTCTACATAGATGTCCCTGAAACCATTGACATAAGCGGCATGCGAAGTAATGGTCTTCAACCAGGAGAAGAGCTGTTGCCTGACAGTG CTGCTGGGGCTGGTGAGCAGGAGCAGTCAATAAAGATTCTGGCTGACGAGGATATTGTTGCACAACTTGTTTCAATGGGATTTAATCTACTTCATTGTCAGAAGGCTGCAATCAATACCTCCAACTGTGGAGTAGAGGCCGCAATGGATTGGTTACTTAATCACATGAATGATCCAG ATATTGATGCTCCTATATCAGAAAACACGCAAAATCCTGACGTTGATCAATCTAAAGTTGATACGCTAGTTTCCTTTGGTTTTGAAGAGAAACTTGCTCGTAAGGCCCTGAAGACATCG GGAGGTGATGTTGAAAAAGCTACTGAATGGATATTCAGCAACCCTAGTGCTAGTACTGCATCAGACATGGATGTTACAACTAGTAGTGAAGCTGCAGTTGATCCCTTGATGCCTGATGGAGGAGGAA AATACAGGCTTCTTGGATTCGTGAGCCACATCGGCACATCCACCCAGTGTGGCCATTATGTCGCTCATATTCACAAAGATGGTCGGTGGGTGATTTTCAATGATGACAAAGTTGGGGTCTCGAAAAATCCCCCTCTGGACATGGGATACCTCTACTTTTTTGAAAGACTTCAGAGTTGA
- the LOC132620376 gene encoding ubiquitin carboxyl-terminal hydrolase 14 isoform X2, giving the protein MEVLRSNLSRVRIPEPTTRVYKHECCISFDTPKSEGGLFVDMNTFLAFGRDYVGWNYEKTGNPVYLHITQTKKTDAEDRPSKKPTLLAIGLDGGFDNSEPQYEEVYEIVMLPDNVTLPFPSVELPEKVRLAVDAILLAEGAERKEQLASWTADKKLVSKYATDLQQLDNGVTVPPAGWKCAKCDKTENLWLNLTDGTILCGRKNWDGTGGNDHAVNHYRETGYPLAVKLGTVTADLEGADVFSYPEDDSVIDPLLAQHLAHFGIDFSSLQKTEMTTAERELDQNINYDWNRIQETSEDVEPLFGPGYTGLVNLGNSCYLAATMQVMFSTRSFCSRYYLNQRLKEAFSTAPADPTVDLNMQLTKLAHGLLSGKYSAPVLEDDTANAASSQKQEGIRPRMFKSVIAASHPEFSTMRQQDALEFFLHFIDQVERINSGTPDFDPSRSFKFGIEERLQCSSGKVTYNKRNDYILSLNIPLEKAVNKKELAEFQNLKAERAAEGKELSADEIVRPRVSLKDCLDCFSAPEEVHDFYSTALTAKTTAIKTAGLTSFPDYLVLHMRKFVMEEGWVPKKLDVYIDVPETIDISGMRSNGLQPGEELLPDSAAGAGEQEQSIKILADEDIVAQLVSMGFNLLHCQKAAINTSNCGVEAAMDWLLNHMNDPDIDAPISENTQNPDVDQSKVDTLVSFGFEEKLARKALKTSGGDVEKATEWIFSNPSASTASDMDVTTSSEAAVDPLMPDGGGKYRLLGFVSHIGTSTQCGHYVAHIHKDGRWVIFNDDKVGVSKNPPLDMGYLYFFERLQS; this is encoded by the exons ATGGAGGTCCTTCGATCGAACCTTTCCCGTGTTCGTATTCCTGAACCAACTACTCGTGTCTACAAGCACGAATGCTGCATTTCTTTCGATACTCCG AAATCCGAGGGCGGGCTGTTTGTTGATATGAATACTTTTCTTGCATTTGGAAGGGATTATGTTGGTTGGAACTATGAGAAGACTGGGAACCCAGTTTATTTGCATATAACGCAGACAAAGAAGACAGATGCTGAAGATAGACCTTCCAAAAAACCCACTCTCTTGGCTATAG GTCTTGACGGAGGGTTTGACAATAGTGAACCCCAGTACGAAGAAGTCTATGAAATAGTTATGTTGCCTGATAATGTCACTCTTCCTTTCCCATCAGTGGAATTGCCTGAAAAG GTAAGATTGGCTGTTGATGCTATTTTACTAGCTGAAGGTGCTGAGAGAAAAGAGCAACTTGCTTCCTGGACTGCTGACAAGAAGCTTGTCAGTAAATATGCCACGGATCTTCAACAGCTTGACAATGGTGTTACTGTTCCACCTGCGGGCTGGAAATGTGCCAAATGTGATAAGACTGAGAATCTTTGGCTGAATCTAACTGATGGAACTATCCTATGTGGTAGGAAAAATTGGGATGGAACTGGTGGTAATGACCATGCTGTTAACCATTACAGGGAAACTGGTTATCCACTTGCTGTAAAGCTCGGGACCGTAACTGCTGATTTGGAGGGGGCAG ATGTTTTCTCCTATCCAGAGGATGACAGCGTTATTGACCCACTTTTAGCACAACATCTAGCACATTTTGGTATCGACTTCTCATCTTTGCAAAAG ACTGAAATGACAACTGCTGAGAGAGAACTAGACCAAAATATTAATTATGATTGGAACCGGATTCAAGAAACGAGTGAGGATGTTGAACCACTTTTTGGCCCTGGTTACACTGGATTAGTCAATCTTGGTAACAG TTGCTACTTGGCTGCTACAATGCAGGTTATGTTTTCAACGCGTTCCTTTTGTTCAAG ATACTACTTGAATCAACGTCTGAAAGAAGCTTTCAGTACGGCTCCTGCTGATCCGACTGTAGACCTTAACATGCAGCT AACAAAGCTGGCTCATGGCTTGCTTTCTGGTAAATATTCGGCTCCTGTTCTGGAG GATGATACGGCGAATGCTGCTAGCTCACAG AAACAGGAGGGTATCCGCCCTCGAATGTTCAAGTCAGTAATAGCTGCTAGTCACCCTGAATTTTCAACAATGAGACAACAG GATGCCTTAGAGTTCTTCCTGCATTTTATTGATCAAGTTGAACGGATAAACTCTGGGACACCTGATTTTGATCCATCGAGGAGCTTCAAGTTCGGTATTGAAGAACGCCTACAATGTTCCTCAGGCAAAGTTACGTACAACAAAAGGAATGATTATATTCTCTCTCTTAATATTCCTTTGGAAAAGGCTGTAAATAAAA AAGAACTAGCAGAGTTCCAAAATTTAAAGGCTGAGAGAGCTGCAGAAGGAAAAGAACT GTCTGCTGATGAAATTGTTCGCCCAAGAGTGTCATTGAAGGATTGCCTAGATTGTTTTTCAGCTCCTGAGGAGGTGCATGATTTTTACAGCACAGCTTTAACGGCTAAGACAACAGCTATCAA AACTGCAGGTTTGACTTCTTTTCCAGATTATCTGGTTTTGCATATGCGGAAATTTGTTATGGAGGAAGGCTGGGTGCCAAAGAAGCTTG ATGTCTACATAGATGTCCCTGAAACCATTGACATAAGCGGCATGCGAAGTAATGGTCTTCAACCAGGAGAAGAGCTGTTGCCTGACAGTG CTGCTGGGGCTGGTGAGCAGGAGCAGTCAATAAAGATTCTGGCTGACGAGGATATTGTTGCACAACTTGTTTCAATGGGATTTAATCTACTTCATTGTCAGAAGGCTGCAATCAATACCTCCAACTGTGGAGTAGAGGCCGCAATGGATTGGTTACTTAATCACATGAATGATCCAG ATATTGATGCTCCTATATCAGAAAACACGCAAAATCCTGACGTTGATCAATCTAAAGTTGATACGCTAGTTTCCTTTGGTTTTGAAGAGAAACTTGCTCGTAAGGCCCTGAAGACATCG GGAGGTGATGTTGAAAAAGCTACTGAATGGATATTCAGCAACCCTAGTGCTAGTACTGCATCAGACATGGATGTTACAACTAGTAGTGAAGCTGCAGTTGATCCCTTGATGCCTGATGGAGGAGGAA AATACAGGCTTCTTGGATTCGTGAGCCACATCGGCACATCCACCCAGTGTGGCCATTATGTCGCTCATATTCACAAAGATGGTCGGTGGGTGATTTTCAATGATGACAAAGTTGGGGTCTCGAAAAATCCCCCTCTGGACATGGGATACCTCTACTTTTTTGAAAGACTTCAGAGTTGA